From the genome of Vitis riparia cultivar Riparia Gloire de Montpellier isolate 1030 chromosome 11, EGFV_Vit.rip_1.0, whole genome shotgun sequence:
TTACACTGCATCAGAATAAATATCGGAAGTAGCTTTCTATCAGCATATCAATGCACACACACACCCCACATGAAAAAGCTAGCTTGTCCACAAATTCCAACTGTTAGCCATGCAATTGTGTTCCAAGAGGTGCCAACTAGGCCTCCCATGGCACGTATTTTCGCGTGCCTACACACTTCTCGAGCACTATGACACACCTCTCCACGAGCCAACCTGCACCTTGGACCAAGCCTGCAGGTTCcgcctttattttctttcgtcTCTATCGCACTTGCACCAAACCCTACAACTTTTTCTCCCTATAAGTTCATCCTAGGAGCACTCAGTTTCCCAACAACCAAGCTCCTTTCTGAATATTTCCTCTCAATTGTCGCCTCTTCTTCAACTTTGATCCGCCCATTAACCGCTGGTGAAAATGTCCAGTATTTCAATGGCGATCGACTTACAGTCCATGATGCACGATGGTCATGTTCGTGGACACCACGATAAGTATGGGCATGTTTACCGTACAAATGACAATGGAGGCTGCTACTATGCCCTCACTGCACCCAGAGAAGGCGACGGAGACGACGACGATGGTGATGGCGGTTATGATTTCGCCCCAGCTGCGTGAAGGGAGAATCGGTAGCTCATTAAAACTCTAGCTCGGGAGTTTGTAATTTAGTCGATGGGCAGCTCTTCGTTGGTGGATGATATATATTCCAACAAGACTGCTGCTAATGAGGTGTAGTGTGATGATAAATTAAGTAATGatcaatattaatattatgatCATAGAATGCCTTTTGTACTAAACAAATATGCTTCTGGGTGGATGTGGTGACCTGAGCCTgataaacatgaaaatttgtGATGGGGATAGCTAATAATACtttaatcatcatcatcataattGTAATAGTAAGATGCCATCATTGCATCCCCTGATGATGCATTCATGATAATGATTGGGCTCCATTAATCCGAACAGCATGAATGTATGATGATGGATGCAATATAATAGGACTACACCGGCCCATGATAGAGGAAACTCTAGAAAATCAAATGGTTGttgattaattaaagaaaaagtctTCTTAAAACACTGATTAACAATGAATGATTTCGGAGTTTTGTTGTCTGTATGGTATCATCACAGTATTCATTCATAGTACGAGGTTTTGGTCTGCATGAATTGTACGAAGATTGGATTAATTATGTTCATGCACATCACCTCTGAGTTAATTAAAGCAAGCATACATCATTCTTTCATTCCTTTTCCGGTCTTCTTTATTCTTGTAAATTTATAAGATTGAAAACAAGTTGAACTttttgggtcattgttgatcaTGCAATTATCTCATCTTGAGCAttatcttcttcaacttcttcttaattctttcctctttctttttgtttcatcTTCATTTCTAACCTATACGAGCACTGAAAAAATTTGCAAGTTGTATAGCTCTGTGACAAGTAAGGTTGTCTTAGATCTAAGTAAGGATTTCCAATTAATAATGGGCTATAGCTAGAATTAGAAAAAGTTTCTCCACAATTGAATATAAATTAAGTCATGTTACTAGTCCCCATTTTCAGTCTGTCGCAATTTACCCATCACGATCAGCAACATGTATTAGGTAAACCGAGAAACATAATGGTAGGTCCTACTCTTACTTTCTTGGGTTTTCACAATATATACTAATACAAATGAATGTATTCTACTgttatatttcttcaaatttttggtCAGTACTTAGGTGTAATTGGCTAACTAAGCCAATTACAGTAGTTAGTTTCAGAAGCCAGCTTTTAAGCCAGACTTAAAACCAAGTTGACCTTTCGCCAAGCGTCTCCTGCTGGTTGCCTCATGAGCAACCCCAGGAGTCCAAATACCACATTGAAGGAAAAAAACGAAAGTGACCATACCTTGGAAAGTTGGACTCCACAAGGGCGCCCTTTGTTGGAACCACTTATGCCCTGTCATATCATCACTCACATGATGAATACTATTTAGAGATTCCTGGGCTGAAATTTAGCGGAATGGTCTATGGCCTATGGAGAAGTAGAACCCACTTCAAAAGGCATTCACTAGCTTTCCAGATTTAGCTGTCGCTCCACCTGGCAAAAAGCCTCTCATTTTCCATTGACCCAAGGTGTTGTTGTCACTTGCGGTTTTTCCTACATGTCTGCTGACTTATCATTTGGTATCCTAGGTGGCGGAATCACGTGGCACCACGTTTCAGTGGCATTGGGCCATGCACAACCTTCATGCATCACTCCACAGATCACCACGTGTATACCTTACGCCAGCGCCTTCTCTACCTTCTATATAATCACCGTCTTCGAATTCCTTTCTAATTCAACCCAAATACCCCAACCTCCACAAAGTCCTAGCCCTTTCAAAGGAAACCCACCTCCAATTctgctcttcttctttctttgttcCAGAACTCCATATAGAAAATGTTTCCCATTTCCAAAAAGGTCATTGGCTCATGGTGGAAGACGCATACAGATGGAGATGATGATGGCGATGATGGATACGATTACGCCCCAGCTGCGCGTACAGAAAGAGATGGAGATGATGACGATGGGGATTATGACTATGCCCCGGCCGCATCCATGGAAAGTGTTGATAAGATGATGGTGGTTATGACTTCAAAGGCTTCTCCAAATTAAACCCCAGTCATGGTGTGCTTTTACCCCAAATTTTGTAGGTGACCATCACAGGATCCAACGCCATGTATTATTGAGCCTGGATGCTGATGCATGGAAATCACATTATAATGGTGGGTCTAGTTTTCTAGAGAGTCCTTTTAGAAGATATGTTACATTGGTAACGAGATAAGGTTGCAATCCTTATGTGACCAGTGACATAATGTTTAGagctttgttttttcaattcgGTAGTGGAGGAAATAAACAATAGCTTTACTGcttatattttagaataatgtTGTTATCATATTAATAGTTCTCATAGTGTATGTTTTCTTGGAGGAGAATGTTTGCCTGCTGGTAGTATTCCTTATATGAGTAAAGTATGAAGTATAGCCAAGGAGCAGTTTGACGATTAGTATATGTTATAATGCCTAATGGGACCCAAAAAATCCCACTTAAGGGCATTCagtgattttttatatatgttaccAAGATATGATCATAAATACAAAATGCAAAGGCCGAGTGCCTTAAAGAGTGTTTTAGCCACAGCTCAAATGCCTTGAGTAATTCTACCCTTCCTCATTCTTGGACCTCACATCAAATGCAGACAGCCAGGAGTACCAGCCACCCCTCGTCTTTGGTAATTCTACCCTGGTTAATATTGTGACTCTTCCATGCTGCGTCTCAGGGTCCTCTTCAATATATACCTCCAGCCTGCTAGCTTCATTCATGGTTTTATCTGCAGATGATCATAACCTTATCTTTTTAGGCACAAACAATTCCTTGAAGCTTCAGCATTggaatcaaaatattttgttccGTTTCTGTGAGCCACTTCTACAGATTGTGTGGGTTGGTCACAAAGTAGCGCCCAAACCTTTGGAATGTTCCAAAAATCAGGCTGAGGCGTTGGGACTAGCTGAAGAATGTCTTACTCTTCTCAAAATCTTCAACATCTTCAAACAAGCACCCTAAACGCcacaaaatcaagcaaaaaATCCTTTTACGGCCTCTCCTCGTCgcaagaaaattttcttagatAGCTGGATCCACTGCTGAGAAACTCTTAGTTTTCTACTCACTTATTCAATAGCAAAAGCAATGTGTGATGTTGAGAAAAATTGCAGATCTTCCACATCTTCCGATTTGAGCTGGAAAAATTCGCAGAAAAGAGCTCCATTCATCACAAAAGTACAGGAACTGGGGTTTCTTCctccatttcattttcatctaaaccCAACAACGGCTTAGCTATAATATCCAGCATAGAATAAATCTCCCTCATTTCTGGGTGAGATGCATCTCCAACCAGAAATTCATGGACAATGCCATTAACCTCAACTGAACTACACCCAGGTACCTTCTTTACGCCcaaatctttcatttttcttctcaccTTCGTTACATCTTCCCACCTGTCTGCAGAAGCATAGATATTGGCAAGAAGGGTATGAACACTGGAATCACCTGATTCAATACCCACAAGCCGTTTAGCCACTCTTTCACCCATCTCAACGTTGCCGTGGGTTCTGCAAGCACTAAGCAAAGCACCATAAAGTGGAACTATAACCTCATTGTTTACATTTGGACTCTTCTCTATCAACTCCTCTGCTTCATCTAACTGCCCAGCACGACCGAGGAGGTCAATCAGGCACCCATAGTGTTCTAACTTAGGCTCGATTCGATAAACTGCGGTCATGGATCTAAAATGTTTCCGACCTTCCTCCACCAATCCTCCATGACTACAAGCACTTAAAACACCGATGAAGGTGATATCATCAGGTTTAACACCAGTTTGTTCCATTTCTGAGAATAACTCAAGTGCTTTGCTTGTCTTGCCATTCATAGCCAGCCCACAAATGATTGAGGTCCATGAAGCTGtatccttttcttttaaacCTTTGAAAATCTCCAGTGATTTCTCTATGAACCCACATTTTGCATACATTTCAATGAGAGCTGTACCAACAACTGCatctatcataattttattttcatctatgtATCCATGGATCCATTTCCCTTGCTCCAGAGTTCCCAACTGAGCACAACCAGTGAGAAGAGCAACCAACGTGAACCGATCAGGACTGACCCTTTTGATTTGCATCTCTCGAAAGAGGGCCACTGCCTCATCAAAACGGTGAAACTGCACATACCCATTAATCATAGCCGTCCAAAGAACAACATCCCTGACTGGACTTCTCTCGAAGAGTTCTCTGGCTTCATCCAGCTGACCACAATTTACATATCCAGACACCATACTAGTCCAACAAATCACAGTTTTGATTGGCATGTCATTGAAAATTTGTCGGGCAATACTCAAATGCCCACACTTACAGTACATGTCTACCAATGCATTCCCTATTTTAATAGTGAATCCAAGTTGCTCTCTAACATAACGATGAATTTCCTTCCCAAGTTCCAACATTTTCAACGCTATACAAGCTGAAAGAGTGCTCACAACAGTAGCTTCATTAGGCCTCAAACTACTCTGCTGTTGCATACGCCGAAAAGCATCAACCGCATCCTCATATCTCCTACACTTCACATACCCAGAAATCAAAACATTCCAAGAAACCACATCTCTCTGAGGCATTTCCTCAAACACCTGCCTCAAATTCTGAACCCTACCCACTTCGGCATACATGTCCATGAGGGAGTTACAAACGTAAGTATCAAACTCAAGTCCACTCTTCACCACAAACCCATAAACCTTTTCACCCTCCCGAACCTCCCCTAAACATCCAATAGCCTTAAAAACAAACGGGTACGTAAAATTATCAGGAGACAACCCCTCCTCTCTCAATTGTCTAAAGAGCAAAACAGCTTTCCTGAAACTACCATTCTTCGTAAATGCTTTAATCACGAGATTGTATATAAACAAATCTGGGATATCAATGTAATTGAAGATTCTCTCCGCGTAGTGCAAATTTCCAATCGATGGGTCTGTGCAGCAGACCATGAACTTGTTGAGGGTGTCGCCGCTTTGGTGGAATCCAGTTCGGAGGATCTGGGTTTGGATTTGTTTGAGGTGTTGCATGGATTTGCAGTTCTTGAGAAGGAATATGCATGATTTCTTGGT
Proteins encoded in this window:
- the LOC117924667 gene encoding pentatricopeptide repeat-containing protein At1g31430; amino-acid sequence: MLSQTKFQLFKFTSLHFLSKPLHLSTSSHITKKSCIFLLKNCKSMQHLKQIQTQILRTGFHQSGDTLNKFMVCCTDPSIGNLHYAERIFNYIDIPDLFIYNLVIKAFTKNGSFRKAVLLFRQLREEGLSPDNFTYPFVFKAIGCLGEVREGEKVYGFVVKSGLEFDTYVCNSLMDMYAEVGRVQNLRQVFEEMPQRDVVSWNVLISGYVKCRRYEDAVDAFRRMQQQSSLRPNEATVVSTLSACIALKMLELGKEIHRYVREQLGFTIKIGNALVDMYCKCGHLSIARQIFNDMPIKTVICWTSMVSGYVNCGQLDEARELFERSPVRDVVLWTAMINGYVQFHRFDEAVALFREMQIKRVSPDRFTLVALLTGCAQLGTLEQGKWIHGYIDENKIMIDAVVGTALIEMYAKCGFIEKSLEIFKGLKEKDTASWTSIICGLAMNGKTSKALELFSEMEQTGVKPDDITFIGVLSACSHGGLVEEGRKHFRSMTAVYRIEPKLEHYGCLIDLLGRAGQLDEAEELIEKSPNVNNEVIVPLYGALLSACRTHGNVEMGERVAKRLVGIESGDSSVHTLLANIYASADRWEDVTKVRRKMKDLGVKKVPGCSSVEVNGIVHEFLVGDASHPEMREIYSMLDIIAKPLLGLDENEMEEETPVPVLL